The Metarhizium brunneum chromosome 5, complete sequence sequence cgagcttCTTCAAGTCGTTTGCGCTGCCGTAGTGGGCGTTGATGGCGTACAGGTCCTGAGCCCAGTATCCGTGGtagccgccggcggcatctgTCGACATGTTAGTAGTCCATTTGATGGCACGGGTTTCGTCTTGGGCGTTGGCCCTGCGTACTGGCCACCACGGGCGTGATCCAGATGGCGTCGAATCCCATGCCCCTGATGTAGTCGAGCTTCCCCTCGAGTCCCTGGAACGTGCCGCCGCAGTAGTCGCCCAGGTTGCCGCACGggtcgccgccattgtcgcTGCTGCTTCGGGCAATGCGGTCCGTCAGGGCGAAGTAGATGCTTCGCGATTTCCAGGCGTTCGtgtcggcggcgtgggcgagCTGCGCCAGCAAAGTGAGCGTTGTTGGCAACGATGGCTTCATAGCGGCGGGCACTTTGGTCACGGTGGGAGTTGGCTGTGAAGTGATTTTGCACAATGCCACCAACCAGTCTTCCGGAAGGGGTACGGCACTTGCTATATACACTGATCACGGAATGATGCCGCCTTCTTCCTAGTGTATAGTGAATCCTCCCATCATGCAGCACACCGTTTCCCATGACCGGCAATCACCTCTCCATCAAGCAGGTCCCTTGGCGTCCCGAATCGGTCCATGACATGCCCGTCAACAATAGGCCCGAGATGGCCCGGGAGGAGGTAGCATCGTCTCAATCCAGGACGGCTTTTGATCTGCGAGGGTTCCGGTCTGGGGTTGCATCGCCGAGGACTAAACTGGTAGTTCAGCCGCCTCCCGCGTGGACATTGGACTGGAGATGGACAAGGAGCCGACCGGCGTCCCGGCTGGTTTCGGTGCCCAAGTGCAGGAGCTGTTTTGCCTTGTAGCACGTGGCGTTGCGGGCTCTGGCAGAATGTATGCATTTGCCTCATGTCGAGATCTGTAAATGTGGTGTTGGCATTATGTGCTGGCTgtgatggatcatggacgTGAATTGTCATCTTGGCCCCAGGGTAGGATTCGATTTGCATCCAATTCATCAGCGATCGGAGCTTGATCAAGGTCGCGCCTTGTAGCGGATTCGTGGCATCGGCGAGTTTGTAAAGTGGCGTGATTCCGATTTGATCTGAGCATCATTTTCATCCTTGGCAAGTATTTGGGCGTTGTTTGAATGCAAGTGTCGTCGCGTTTGGTTATTTTACTTGGGGAACGGCACGAGCATGTCTCGATTCGGAAACGCTTGCCTCTTTTGTGTACCTGATGTTGTGCACCGTGCCGAGAATATGTGTCACGCGCCGAGCCGTGTCTTGACTGCGCTGGGATGGGTAGGGGAATATACCAGGCGTTTTATGTGCgacctgcacatgtgccgTCTCACTGCTGGCCGTGGAGGCCATCTAATGAGCTACGATGCGGAACCAGACAGCAAGTTGCTCTGCGTTTAGaaaaccctaaccctaaccctaactATATGGCAAAGAGCGATAGTACTGACGAaagccatgttggccaacGTTAGTGTCAAAGACTGAAATGAATAGCAGTCATTTTCATATTCCCACTTTAGTTTGAGGAATTCATTCACGAGAACGACTATGCCGGCATAACACTTTGGCTGCAGCGTACATCTTGCGCCGGCACGACTATTACCACTTTTGACGCTGTTAGCACCTTTATCCAAACCACAGCACTTACCAGCAAACGCCAACAGCGCAGGTGTATTAGACTTGAAATAAACACAAACGTATTGAATAGACATGCGGCTGCCAATACCCTCATGCAGGTGGACCACGTTTCCCACCAAACAACCACCATCGATTGGGCAACGAAGCAATATTACTTGCGGCTGAGGCGTCTCCTTCAGCCGCTTGGCGTTGCGAGACGAAGAAATAGCCATCGCAGCCCAAGGCACGCCTCAGTATCAACTCCAGCCTTTTTTGTACCAGACAGTCGATGGCATCCAGCCCAGCCATCACCACGTTCAGAATGCCCAGCCCAGAAATATATCCCTACGCGCCGCTCGACCTGTCGCGGCAAACATTTCGTCTCATCCGGCTCCTCCCGCCAAAACCACCAGTAATACCAGGCTGCTACGGCACGCTGCGAATCGAGCTAATCGAAGCCGAGATTGACGCCGCCTCCAAGCCGTCGCGTGCATACGACGCCCTCACATACGCCTGGGGCGTCGCGGCCCACGAGAAGCCGACCCGCGCCATCATCGTAGAGCACCGTGGCGCATCGTACCGCCTCTGGATCCATCGCCCGCTGGAGCTCGCCCTCCTGCACCTCGTCCAGGACAGAGCCACGCGCCTCCCGCTCTTCGTGGACCAGATATGCATCAACCAGGacgccaacggcggcgggtACAACGAAAAGGCGCACCAGGTGCGTCTCATGCGGGCCATTTACTcgcgctgccgccgcgccctcGTCTGGCTGGGCACCGCGACCCGCGCGTCAGACGAGTGGTTCACTTACACCCGCGAGATATGCCACTCGGGCCTGCTAAGCGGGCTCATGGGCCCCCGGGCGCCGAGCTTCATGCGCGTCttcgacgccgtcatggacCCCTCGGTCCCGGTGGCCGGGCAGGCGCGCGAGGACCGCGACGCGCTGCTCGCGCTGGtccggcgccgcggcggcgaccGGTACCCCGTGGCCGGGCTCGCCGACGTCCTGGACCGCCCTTGGTTCGGCCGCCTGTGGACCATCCAGGAGGCCTGCCTGGCGCCGGGGGTGACGGTCGTGTGCGGCCGCCAGGCCCTGTGCCTCGAGTGCTTCTGCGCGGGCGCCCTGTTCTTCAGCGTCTGCAACACGCACTGGGTGCGGCAGCCGGGGGCCAGGACCGGGTCGGAGCTGCGCCGGCGCGACGGCATCTTCCAAAAGACGCCGCGGCTGCGCAGGGTCGTGCAGGAGCGCAAGGCTATCCACGCGACGGGCGTGCGGCAGAGCTTCTACGACGTCGTGCTCAAGTACAATGTCAACGGGGGCCGGGCCAAGATTGGCGCCACGCTCCCGGAGGACAGGATCtttgggctgctgggcctcgcggccgacgacgacccCCTGCGCCGGCGGGTGCGTGTCCGGTACGACGCCGTCGATCCGGAGGCCGGGGTTGTGCGGATTTACACGGAGGTGGCGGCCCTCTTGCTGGGGCACAGCGTGGATGCGCTGCTGTACGTCCAGGCGGGCAGGAAGACGGGGGGGCTGCCGTCGTGGGTTCCGGACTGGACGATGGAGCTCAGACTGCCGGTGGGCTATGCGTCGTTGAAAGAGGCCCTGTTCTGTGCTGGAGGACCCGAGGACCAGGGGCGATTCTGCGTCGACCTCGAGGCTGGGCGGCTGACGATCCGGGGATGCATGGTGGGCGAGGTGGTGGCTGTTGGGGAGCGTACGTATCGCGACCGGGTGGATGGCATGATGCAGAGAGACGTCGACTACCGCTGGGCAAAGAAGTtctttgacgaggctgcgcAATTTACACGGGACGCGGGCGCGAtgcgcgacgacgacgaggcctcGCTGGCCCTGCGGTCCCGGCGAGTTTGCGACTCGGGCTTGAGTCATGAGCAATTTGGGCATCGGCTGGGCGTGGACGACGGCCTCAGGAGGCTTGGTGTCGTCCACGGCTATTACTACAAAATAGGGCGGCGTCTGCTCGAGTCAGATGAGACCGTCGCGAGCTACCACATCTCGCGCATCTATCGAACCGTTGGCATCACGCCGTGGTACTTTATCCCGCCGCCGGAGATGGACACACTGCGCATGTGCGCGCGAGATCCGTCATTGGCGTGCAGAGTGTTGTGCAGTGCTGTGGGCGACTTTGTCGAGGACATGGTCGGAATGTGCGTCGCGTCGGCTCGCATATCCGTGGTACCCTACTATCTTCGACTTCGTCGACGGTACGCCAAGGTCACATTAcatgttggcgatgaggcTATGAGGCAGCATGGCTTCGACGCTGACAAGGGCACGAGAGAAGACATGGCTGCCTTTTCGGACAATATTCTCAAGAATGTCGGGCGCAGGCTGTATCGCACGGCGACAGGGTACGTGGGCATAGGGCCGCCGGAGATGAGGGCAGGAGACGCAGTGACGGTGTTTCACGGCGGCACCACGCCTCATCTGCTGAGGAGGGTGGCACGTCCAGAATCAGGGAATGGCGAGTTGTGGCAGTACGTTGGGGAAGCGTATTGTGACGGCATGATGCATGGCGAGGCGTTGGAGGCAACGTCTGAGCGCAGCTTTACTCTttgctaacattgaatgctttCTTATATAGAGGCAGGGATCTCGGTCTGAAGTCGTCGAGGTTACATGAGGGCGACTCTGTCGCATGGCGGAGGCTGCTTTTGATGCTTGGTTCTCCCCGGCGCTCTGACTCTATGCAGCATCGGCAAAGGATATTGGAACTTGCTACACGTCGGCGTGGTTCCActtgagaagaagagcgcGGTGCCATTTCGGCTCTAAACAGGCACTGGGACATTACCGCAAGGCGCTTCGGCCGAATCGGCCAGGAGTGGCAAAGTCAAGACGCAGCAGTCAAGCCACCCGGCCATGGTATAAAAGGGCCGGCTTTCTTAAAAGGATCAACCAATGCTCTTGTTGGCCCTCTCTTGGTGGGTTAGCGGAAATAGCAACCAGTTCTCCCCATCACGAGAGACAAGTCAGACGTACATGACCACACAAGGCCTAGAACTCGACAACAACTACAACAATCTCGGCCCGTCACACAACTGGGCTCCAATACGACAGGCCAGTGTACAGCCGTCCAGTCGCATTTCCTGTCTCTTAAGGAAAAGACGATCCGGGTTGGCCAGCTAGCGAGACAACTTGGAAGTGAGTGTATGGCAGAAACACGGACAGGTCCTTCATCGGGTTAGCTCCACCCGCAGACTCGCAGCGCGGGGGAGCCAAACCACGGCAGAGCACGACCAACGATCCAATCAGGTCTTGCGACCATGTCGAGGTCGGGCACTGGCCTCGCCTAACCGCTCCTTGACAGCTCGCGGGACACCATCAGGATGCCTGGGCCCCTTGTTCTTGCAGTCGATAGCGCCGCTACCCCAGGTTATGATGGGATGACAACCTCGGGCCCGTCCACGCCAGCGGCAAATGGCTTGTGATGGGAACGGGTTGTGAACTTGTGTCCATGTCGTCCCGTAGGGGCAGCACGAGGGCTTGGCCAAAGTATGTATATACACGACCATGGTCGCATTCCCGCAAGAAAGACGCCTCTGCCCACCGCGGCGATTTGAGTTTTGCTAACAGTCGGCTAGCGGAAAAACCACTCTCGTTCAGAAACGCCATTCGTTTGATCTTGTTCTTGCCCCAGGCCCTCTCCACCCATGAAGttcctcctcttcgcctcgacggccttggccctCATCCGGCGCCAGGGCGACGTCCTCTCGGCCGAcgttgccgccattgtcaCGAGCGTCACGGCTCTCCAGGCACGGGTCAACGAGTTCCAGGGCGCGGCCCAGGCGGACGCCTTGATCGCCGCCTCCAAGGGCGTGGTCGCGGCCATCAAGAAGGGTACTGCGGATGCCCGTGCCTCTCCGTCGTTGAGCCAGGACGAGGCGTTTAGTCTCGTCCCGCCGCTGCAAAACCTGATTGGCGTTGTCAACAAGACCGTCGGTGATTTGGTCACCAAGAAGCACGTCTTTGCTGACTCTGGCCGCGGCTGCGAGGTCTACCCGCAGCTCGTGGAGCAGAAGATCGACTCCCAGGCCTTTTCTGACGCCCTCGTTAACAAGGTTCCTGAGGCGTTAAAGGGCATTGCCGGCCAAATCTCTGCTCCCATCTTGAAGAGCCTGGCTGATGGTGCCGCGGCGTTCAAGGACGTCGAGTGTGCTGCCACCTCGACCGGCGCCACGCAGTCTTCTACTATTTCCGTCTCTTCAACCGTGTCTTCTGCCGGCTCTGTCACCACGACTGGCGGCGGCACGTCCGTTTCGTCTCCGGCTTCCACGTCTGGCGCGCAGACTGGTAGCGCTTCCGGAACCGCCACCGAGCCCGGGTCTGCTACCGGCACCAAGACGCCTGGCACCGCGACAGGTACCACCGAGACGGGCCCCAAGACTCGCACTGGTTCCGGTACCGCTACGGCTACCGCCTCCGAGTCTTGCGGTGAGACTACCACTGTGCAAGTACCTGTGACGGAGACTGTCCCTTGCACCACCACTGGGGGTTCCGGTTCTCACCCAACTGGTGGTCCTGGATCTCAGCCCTCCAGTGGTTCCGGCTCCCAACCTACCGGTGGTTCTGGCCCCCAACCCACTGGCGGCTCCGGTTGCCCAGGCTGTGCTCCTGGACAAACCAGCCCCGGATCCGGATCTGGCCCCAATCCCACCGGTACCCTTGTCCCTATCCCATCAGGTGGCGaaggcggccatggaggcAGCGGAGGAAATGGAGGAAGCGGAGGCAGCGGTGGAAGCGGCGCTCACCCGTCCCCCAGCTCTCCTGTCATAGTCGCCGGCGCTCCCCGGGGTGAAATCCCCCTCGCCGTTCATGtagccatggctgccattgtGGGTGCAGTGGGTGCTGCTCTCTAAGCGATTGATTTATTTGGACTGCCATGTGGAGGAAAATGACTAATTTGACCCGTTGTCGTGGTTTGCAAAAAAACGGCCCCTGTGGTCTCGACTCTTCTGCTAGACATGTGTATCTGGCCACTTTGCGCCCTTTCCATGAATTGCAGATtgaattttcttcttttttcccaaTGTGTCCCCTCGCAGTGCCGCGTCATGGGTAAATGGCGCTTGTAGCTGATTCACACGGCTTTTGTGCCCAGGCCATCATGCCACCTTTGACATGTCGAGTCTGATGGACCACTCTGCTACATGTGCAGTGACACATGCGCGGGCAGATCACGCCATGGCTTCTTTTGTTCATCCAGAACCCCCTCCTGTTGGGACGCTTCACGTCCATTGGGCCCAGTGTGCGCCAGGCGTTCCGGCCTCGACGCTCGTCCTCCCGCCAAAGGCGCCACCGGCCGTAGGACCCATGTGCTattgacttcaatgttgactaCACAGAGCCGTGAGGAGCTGAAAAGTCTGGCAATGAAAAGGGGGCTTGACGTGGCGTGCGGCTTCTCTCCACCCGTGACTGACGGGGCCTGGCTCCCCCAGATTTTGGGGAAGAGCCCTCGGCCGAGCGGTTACATCGTCCGGAGCTCAGGCCCGGTGTCGGACTGGCGCGAGCCAAGAGGCAATTTGCTCATCAATCTTCAATCTTCGCATTCACGCATAAACAGCGGGGTAGATGGGGAAGGGCCCCTGTGTGGAACGCCAAGGGCCTCTTCCTCCAACACAATCACCTGGTTCGACGGCCATGTTGTGCGTCTTTGTGTCTGCGCACCGTGATTCGatcacggcctcgtcgccccgGCTCGACAACTGCCGCCGCGTATTGTACACGCAGATTCTGGTCCTCCGGAATAGTATCCCAGGTTTCCAGCCCACGCTGCTCGGTTGCCAGACTGCCGGCTGGAATCTCGGCTCGCCGTGGCCAGTGCTGCCCCTCCCCCGGAATCTGTCACGGGTTCCTggcatgtctggtcaacgGTCTGCTTTCCTTTGGCAGGATTCTCGTTGGCCCGTCGAGGCATAGCACGTCCTACTATACTACCGGACGTGGGGCCTCGCCCATCGCACCAATACTACATGTAGGCCATAATAGGATGCGCAGTATATGGCCAGGCCCTCAGGGTAAGGTTCCTGGT is a genomic window containing:
- the het-6_10 gene encoding Heterokaryon incompatibility protein 6, OR allele; this encodes MPSPEIYPYAPLDLSRQTFRLIRLLPPKPPVIPGCYGTLRIELIEAEIDAASKPSRAYDALTYAWGVAAHEKPTRAIIVEHRGASYRLWIHRPLELALLHLVQDRATRLPLFVDQICINQDANGGGYNEKAHQVRLMRAIYSRCRRALVWLGTATRASDEWFTYTREICHSGLLSGLMGPRAPSFMRVFDAVMDPSVPVAGQAREDRDALLALVRRRGGDRYPVAGLADVLDRPWFGRLWTIQEACLAPGVTVVCGRQALCLECFCAGALFFSVCNTHWVRQPGARTGSELRRRDGIFQKTPRLRRVVQERKAIHATGVRQSFYDVVLKYNVNGGRAKIGATLPEDRIFGLLGLAADDDPLRRRVRVRYDAVDPEAGVVRIYTEVAALLLGHSVDALLYVQAGRKTGGLPSWVPDWTMELRLPVGYASLKEALFCAGGPEDQGRFCVDLEAGRLTIRGCMVGEVVAVGERTYRDRVDGMMQRDVDYRWAKKFFDEAAQFTRDAGAMRDDDEASLALRSRRVCDSGLSHEQFGHRLGVDDGLRRLGVVHGYYYKIGRRLLESDETVASYHISRIYRTVGITPWYFIPPPEMDTLRMCARDPSLACRVLCSAVGDFVEDMVGMCVASARISVVPYYLRLRRRYAKVTLHVGDEAMRQHGFDADKGTREDMAAFSDNILKNVGRRLYRTATGYVGIGPPEMRAGDAVTVFHGGTTPHLLRRVARPESGNGELWQYVGEAYCDGMMHGEALEATSERSFTLC
- the mp1 gene encoding Cell wall mannoprotein 1, with translation MKFLLFASTALALIRRQGDVLSADVAAIVTSVTALQARVNEFQGAAQADALIAASKGVVAAIKKGTADARASPSLSQDEAFSLVPPLQNLIGVVNKTVGDLVTKKHVFADSGRGCEVYPQLVEQKIDSQAFSDALVNKVPEALKGIAGQISAPILKSLADGAAAFKDVECAATSTGATQSSTISVSSTVSSAGSVTTTGGGTSVSSPASTSGAQTGSASGTATEPGSATGTKTPGTATGTTETGPKTRTGSGTATATASESCGETTTVQVPVTETVPCTTTGGSGSHPTGGPGSQPSSGSGSQPTGGSGPQPTGGSGCPGCAPGQTSPGSGSGPNPTGTLVPIPSGGEGGHGGSGGNGGSGGSGGSGAHPSPSSPVIVAGAPRGEIPLAVHVAMAAIVGAVGAAL